In the genome of Myxococcus stipitatus, one region contains:
- a CDS encoding epoxide hydrolase family protein: MPTDTLEPFVIDIPQATLDDLHERLARSRLPEPFDDQGWDLGMEPQALRTLLKHWRGFDWRAAEARLNAVPAFHTTLDGQDLHFVHVRGEGPHRLPLILTHGWPSCFTELLPLVPLLTREVEGLSFDVVIPSLPGHGFSPAPRAPGMNITRIADLWAKLMERLGYPRFLAQGGDMGAGVVERLRANHGDRVLGVHMVNVFNGYPRPEDPSPEEEAFLDRAAAWRAREGAYALLHATKPRTVAVGLHDSPAGLAAWVGEKFRSWSDGGGRLDGAIPLDALCTVLTIYWVTKSIGSSLQLYHEAFSDVGAMSPPPRTGAPLGVLICPGDILPAPRAWGERWFELQQWTELPRGGHFPGFEVPELLAEDLRVFARQLR; the protein is encoded by the coding sequence ATGCCCACGGACACCCTCGAGCCCTTCGTCATCGACATCCCCCAGGCCACGCTGGACGACCTCCACGAGCGCCTGGCGAGAAGCCGCCTCCCCGAGCCATTCGATGACCAGGGCTGGGACCTGGGCATGGAGCCCCAGGCGCTGCGGACGTTGTTGAAGCACTGGCGGGGCTTCGACTGGCGCGCGGCCGAGGCCCGCCTCAACGCGGTGCCCGCCTTCCACACGACCCTCGACGGCCAGGACCTCCACTTCGTCCACGTCCGGGGCGAGGGCCCTCACAGACTCCCGCTCATCCTGACCCACGGCTGGCCGAGCTGCTTCACCGAGCTGCTGCCCCTGGTCCCCCTGCTGACCCGAGAGGTGGAGGGCCTGTCCTTCGACGTCGTCATTCCCTCCCTGCCAGGACACGGCTTCTCCCCCGCGCCCCGCGCGCCGGGAATGAACATCACCCGCATCGCGGACCTCTGGGCGAAGCTGATGGAGCGGCTGGGCTACCCCCGGTTCCTCGCACAGGGCGGTGACATGGGCGCGGGCGTCGTCGAGCGCCTGCGCGCCAACCACGGCGACCGGGTGCTCGGCGTCCACATGGTCAACGTGTTCAACGGGTATCCGCGCCCGGAGGACCCGTCCCCCGAGGAGGAGGCGTTCCTCGACAGGGCCGCGGCATGGCGGGCCCGGGAGGGAGCCTATGCACTGCTTCATGCCACCAAGCCCCGGACGGTGGCGGTGGGGCTCCATGACTCACCCGCCGGGCTCGCGGCCTGGGTGGGCGAGAAGTTCCGGAGCTGGAGCGACGGCGGAGGGCGGCTCGATGGCGCCATCCCCCTGGATGCGCTGTGCACGGTGCTTACCATCTACTGGGTGACAAAATCCATCGGGTCGTCATTGCAGCTCTATCACGAGGCCTTCTCCGACGTCGGCGCCATGTCCCCGCCGCCGAGAACAGGCGCCCCGCTGGGTGTCCTCATCTGCCCGGGCGACATCCTCCCCGCGCCGCGTGCGTGGGGTGAGCGCTGGTTCGAGCTTCAGCAGTGGACGGAGCTGCCTCGGGGCGGGCACTTCCCTGGCTTCGAGGTGCCGGAGCTTCTCGCCGAAGACCTCCGTGTCTTCGCCAGACAGCTTCGCTGA
- a CDS encoding LysR family transcriptional regulator, with translation MAPVSPDWSLYRSFVAVLREGSLSGAARVLGVSQPTLGRHIAALESALGLALFTRSPEGLKPTLEAKALRPQAEALAAAAESLFRAASGPLRENEGPVRISASEVFAVEVLPPLLARLQETHPRIIVELQVSNRVEDLLRRDADLAVRVVRPEQDALLATRVGSVEAGLFAHPSYLARHPAPRTTGELLRHALVGFDVGAPYTRVLQLEGRALTREDFSLRTDSDLAMLAAIRSGCGIGGCLVPLGQRSGLVRVLPRLFSPSAEVWVVMHEDLRATARCRTVFDALSVGLKDLLGGSSRKPR, from the coding sequence ATGGCCCCTGTGTCCCCGGACTGGTCGCTCTACCGTTCGTTCGTCGCGGTGTTGCGGGAGGGCTCGCTCTCCGGCGCGGCGCGTGTGCTGGGCGTGAGCCAGCCGACGCTGGGCCGGCACATCGCGGCGCTGGAGTCCGCGCTGGGGCTGGCCCTGTTCACCCGCTCACCCGAGGGACTCAAGCCGACGCTCGAGGCGAAGGCGCTGCGTCCGCAGGCGGAGGCGCTGGCGGCGGCCGCGGAGTCGTTGTTCCGCGCGGCCTCGGGGCCGCTCCGGGAGAACGAAGGACCGGTGCGAATCTCCGCGAGCGAGGTCTTCGCCGTCGAGGTGCTGCCGCCGCTGCTGGCGCGTCTACAGGAGACGCACCCCCGCATCATCGTCGAGCTCCAGGTGTCCAACCGGGTCGAGGACCTGCTGCGCCGGGACGCGGACCTCGCGGTTCGGGTGGTGAGGCCCGAGCAGGACGCGCTCCTCGCGACACGTGTGGGCTCGGTGGAGGCGGGGCTGTTCGCCCATCCCAGCTACCTGGCCCGTCATCCGGCGCCCCGGACCACCGGCGAGCTCCTCCGGCATGCGCTGGTGGGGTTCGACGTGGGAGCGCCCTATACGCGGGTGCTGCAGCTGGAGGGCAGGGCGCTCACGCGCGAGGACTTCTCGCTGCGGACCGACAGCGACCTGGCGATGCTCGCGGCCATCCGGTCGGGGTGTGGGATTGGCGGGTGTCTGGTGCCGCTGGGCCAGCGCTCGGGGCTGGTTCGGGTCCTCCCCCGCTTGTTCTCACCGTCGGCGGAGGTATGGGTCGTCATGCACGAGGACCTTCGCGCGACGGCCCGGTGCAGGACGGTCTTCGACGCGCTGTCCGTGGGCTTGAAGGACCTGCTGGGCGGGTCTTCAAGGAAGCCTCGGTAG
- a CDS encoding SDR family oxidoreductase has protein sequence MKTVLITGCSSGYGLETARHFHDQGWNVVATMRTPRADLLPRSDRMRVVPLDVTKPESITAALAASGPIDVLVNNAGIGLMGAFEATPMATVREVFETNVFGVMAMTQAVLPGFRARKSGVVVNVTSSATLAPMPLVAVYTASKVAIEGFTESLAFELEAFNLRVKLVEPGYGPDTRFTSNGSARMEGLFPEPYAPFAQHIFATLGQPALVTRGSDVAQAVWSAANDTSGTLRFPAGPDAVALARSA, from the coding sequence ATGAAGACTGTGCTCATCACCGGATGTTCCTCTGGCTATGGACTCGAGACGGCCCGCCACTTCCACGACCAGGGATGGAACGTGGTCGCCACCATGAGGACGCCCCGCGCGGACCTCCTTCCCCGCTCGGACCGGATGCGCGTGGTACCGCTCGACGTGACGAAGCCCGAGAGCATCACCGCCGCGCTGGCGGCGAGCGGCCCCATCGACGTGCTCGTCAACAACGCGGGCATCGGGCTCATGGGAGCCTTCGAGGCCACGCCCATGGCTACGGTGCGAGAGGTGTTCGAGACCAACGTCTTCGGCGTCATGGCGATGACGCAGGCGGTGCTGCCAGGGTTTCGCGCACGCAAGTCGGGCGTGGTCGTGAACGTGACCTCCAGCGCGACGCTGGCGCCCATGCCGCTGGTGGCCGTCTACACCGCGAGCAAGGTGGCCATCGAGGGGTTCACCGAGTCGCTCGCGTTCGAGCTCGAGGCCTTCAACCTGCGTGTGAAGCTGGTCGAGCCTGGCTATGGACCCGATACGCGCTTCACGAGCAACGGCAGCGCTCGGATGGAGGGGCTGTTCCCCGAGCCGTATGCGCCGTTCGCCCAGCACATCTTCGCCACGCTGGGGCAGCCGGCCCTGGTGACGCGCGGCTCCGATGTCGCGCAGGCCGTGTGGAGCGCCGCGAATGACACCTCGGGGACGCTGCGCTTTCCCGCGGGGCCCGACGCGGTGGCGCTGGCCCGCTCGGCATAG
- a CDS encoding AraC family transcriptional regulator — protein sequence MTDPLSEVIALLQPRAVFSKGISGAGAWGVRYSDFGQPSFSAVLEGRCRLAVDGQPPLTLEAGDFVLLPATPGFTLSGFEPVIPARVDPKLAPVAKGEVRHGRRGGRPDVRLLGGYFVFDSPDAALMVSLLPAVVHVRGVARLSTLVQLVSDETSEERSGRDLVLTRLVELLLIEALRSTSGDDTPPGLLRGLADVRLAPAIRQMHRHLTRSWTVAQLAKSAALSRSAFFERFTRTVGLPPMEYLLDWRMAVARGLLRRRELSISEVAERVGYSSASTFTAAFSKHAGQPPGRFARAS from the coding sequence ATGACCGACCCCCTCTCGGAAGTCATCGCGCTGCTGCAGCCAAGGGCTGTCTTCTCGAAAGGCATCAGCGGGGCTGGCGCCTGGGGTGTTCGCTACTCGGACTTCGGCCAGCCGAGCTTCAGCGCCGTGCTCGAAGGGCGCTGTCGCCTGGCCGTCGATGGCCAGCCACCCCTCACGCTGGAGGCGGGGGATTTCGTGCTCCTGCCGGCCACGCCGGGCTTCACCCTCTCTGGTTTCGAGCCGGTGATTCCCGCGCGCGTCGACCCCAAGCTGGCCCCCGTGGCGAAGGGAGAGGTGCGCCACGGCCGGCGAGGTGGCCGCCCGGACGTGCGTCTGCTCGGGGGGTACTTCGTCTTCGACTCACCCGACGCGGCGCTGATGGTGTCGCTCCTCCCCGCCGTGGTGCATGTGCGCGGCGTGGCGCGGCTCTCCACGCTGGTGCAGCTCGTCAGCGATGAGACGAGTGAAGAGCGCTCGGGCCGGGACCTCGTGCTGACGCGGCTGGTGGAGCTGCTGCTCATCGAGGCGCTGCGGTCGACCTCGGGTGACGACACACCCCCAGGACTCCTGCGCGGCCTGGCGGATGTGCGGCTCGCGCCCGCGATACGGCAGATGCACCGACACCTGACGCGCTCGTGGACCGTGGCGCAGCTGGCCAAGAGCGCGGCACTCTCGCGGTCAGCCTTCTTCGAGCGCTTCACGCGCACGGTGGGGTTGCCCCCGATGGAGTACCTGCTCGACTGGCGGATGGCTGTCGCGAGAGGACTGCTGCGTCGTCGGGAGCTCTCCATCAGCGAGGTGGCCGAGCGCGTGGGGTACAGCTCGGCGAGCACCTTCACCGCCGCGTTCAGCAAGCACGCGGGACAGCCCCCAGGGCGCTTCGCGCGCGCGAGCTGA
- a CDS encoding alpha/beta fold hydrolase, whose amino-acid sequence MMRKEAWVLAVALLLGGFQVRAQAQEAPGPRSRAEAVEVIAGLRKIVAPEGLERSEKVRIGGIDQWVSVRSRDLRNPVLLVFHGGPGWVSMPTSWYTAHGWDEFFTVIQWDQRGAGRSYAANDPATVAPTLTLERMHADAEEMVAWARKTFGKEKIFVLGHSWGSVLGLTLAAKHPEWLHAYIGAAQAVDARESERRGWAWAMEQARAAKNEEAIRELSSIAPYGVGKEPPPVKDIMLQRRWLNFYGGAAYRRPNAGFEAAAVNLSPEYTDEDVRQVWNGESLSFEKLLSSILTTDLSHVKRLKTPVLLFLGRHDRNVSAPVAAEWFAGLKAPSKRIVWFEQSAHEMMAEEPGKVLLSLVLHARPFAERVGDVAPGVSK is encoded by the coding sequence ATGATGCGCAAGGAAGCGTGGGTCTTGGCGGTGGCGCTGCTTCTGGGAGGATTTCAAGTACGGGCACAGGCGCAAGAAGCGCCGGGCCCACGGTCTCGAGCGGAGGCCGTGGAGGTCATCGCGGGACTCCGGAAGATTGTCGCCCCCGAAGGGCTGGAGCGCAGCGAGAAGGTCCGTATCGGAGGCATCGACCAATGGGTGTCGGTCCGCAGCCGGGACCTGCGCAATCCCGTGCTGCTCGTGTTCCATGGCGGCCCTGGCTGGGTTTCGATGCCGACGAGCTGGTACACCGCCCACGGCTGGGATGAGTTCTTCACCGTCATCCAGTGGGACCAGCGCGGCGCGGGAAGGTCGTATGCCGCGAACGACCCCGCGACGGTTGCTCCCACCCTGACGCTCGAGCGGATGCACGCCGATGCCGAGGAGATGGTCGCGTGGGCGCGCAAGACGTTCGGCAAGGAGAAGATCTTCGTCCTCGGCCACAGCTGGGGAAGCGTCCTGGGGCTCACGCTCGCGGCGAAGCACCCGGAGTGGCTCCACGCGTATATCGGCGCCGCCCAGGCCGTCGATGCGCGGGAGAGCGAGCGGCGCGGCTGGGCCTGGGCGATGGAGCAGGCGCGCGCGGCGAAGAATGAAGAAGCGATTCGCGAGCTCAGCTCGATTGCCCCTTATGGCGTGGGCAAGGAGCCGCCGCCGGTGAAGGACATCATGCTCCAGCGCCGCTGGCTCAACTTCTACGGCGGGGCCGCGTATCGCCGTCCCAATGCGGGCTTCGAGGCCGCCGCGGTGAACCTGTCACCCGAATACACCGATGAAGACGTGCGCCAGGTCTGGAATGGGGAGTCGCTCTCGTTCGAGAAGCTGCTCTCCTCGATTCTGACGACGGACCTGTCGCACGTGAAGCGGTTGAAGACACCGGTGCTGTTGTTCTTGGGACGTCATGACCGGAATGTCTCGGCGCCGGTGGCCGCGGAATGGTTCGCGGGGCTCAAGGCCCCGTCGAAGCGCATCGTCTGGTTCGAGCAGTCCGCGCACGAGATGATGGCCGAGGAGCCGGGCAAGGTGCTGCTCTCCCTGGTCCTCCATGCCCGTCCCTTCGCTGAACGTGTCGGCGACGTCGCGCCTGGAGTTTCCAAGTAG
- a CDS encoding alpha/beta hydrolase fold domain-containing protein: MTRSPLSPDFDPQLAPLLPPLEGYVPVQMTLEQLAHFRQLSHVTRETLIGDAEVSCVDHTIRGYQGADIEVSVIARKDHAVPGPAVYLIHGGGMVMGTRFAGARPLVDWALRHDAVCVTVEYRLAPEHPAPTLVEDCYAGLTWMAAHAEMLRFNPDQLVIFGGSGGGGLAAGTTLLARDRQGPRLLGQLLQCPMLDDRNETGSAHRYDGVGVWDRTSNLTAWRAVLGDRCGGPDVSPYSAPARASDLSRLPPTFIDVGGAETFRDEAVAYARGILAAGGECELHVWGGAFHGFYDIAPQSELARACIAARDSWLARMFARGAMGSRGP, translated from the coding sequence ATGACTCGCTCGCCATTGTCTCCCGACTTTGATCCGCAGCTGGCACCCTTGCTCCCTCCGCTGGAGGGCTATGTCCCCGTGCAGATGACGTTGGAGCAGCTGGCGCACTTCCGCCAGCTCAGCCACGTGACGCGGGAGACCCTGATCGGGGATGCGGAGGTCAGCTGTGTGGACCACACCATCCGTGGGTATCAGGGCGCGGACATCGAGGTCTCCGTCATCGCCCGGAAGGACCACGCGGTTCCCGGGCCCGCCGTCTATCTCATCCATGGAGGCGGCATGGTGATGGGGACGCGCTTCGCTGGAGCGCGTCCGCTGGTGGACTGGGCCCTTCGTCACGATGCGGTCTGCGTGACGGTCGAGTACCGCCTGGCCCCCGAGCATCCCGCGCCCACCCTGGTGGAGGACTGCTACGCCGGACTGACGTGGATGGCGGCACACGCGGAGATGCTGCGGTTCAACCCAGACCAGCTCGTCATCTTCGGAGGGAGCGGTGGCGGCGGGCTCGCGGCGGGGACCACGCTGCTGGCGAGGGATCGGCAGGGGCCTCGGCTGTTGGGTCAGCTGTTGCAGTGCCCGATGCTGGATGACCGGAACGAGACGGGCTCGGCGCACCGGTACGATGGGGTGGGGGTGTGGGACCGGACCAGCAATCTGACGGCATGGCGGGCCGTGCTGGGAGACCGCTGTGGGGGACCCGACGTGTCTCCCTATTCCGCGCCCGCGCGTGCCTCGGACTTGAGCCGGCTGCCTCCGACCTTCATCGACGTGGGGGGCGCGGAGACGTTCCGCGATGAGGCGGTCGCCTATGCGCGCGGAATCCTGGCGGCGGGAGGGGAGTGCGAGCTGCACGTCTGGGGCGGAGCCTTCCATGGCTTCTATGACATCGCCCCCCAGTCGGAGCTGGCGCGTGCGTGCATCGCGGCGCGGGACTCGTGGCTCGCGCGGATGTTCGCCCGGGGAGCGATGGGCTCTCGCGGGCCGTGA
- a CDS encoding DUF418 domain-containing protein: protein MSQRARLAPLDVLRGFCLLGILVMNIQSFAMPVAAYLNPTVFGSLAGLDGIAWVLGRLLFDCKFLNLFAMLFGASLVLGGDDTRPRRRLAWLIVFGVLHAYGVWYGDVLFTYGVVGMLVVGARTWSPQRQLRLGLVLISVGPVLALATALAFDHLPHSILDEFLKYLDARTVEGELAAFRGDWLTQLPVRAAIAFSGQTSALLYETGWRAAGFMLLGMAALQRGLFEGTTPPPRATLLLWVSGLAVTGAGIAVQLAWGFAPRAWLFAQVLHEVGAIPLALAIGSAVLALARRFAKAPPTRAIASLGGVAFTAYLMQSLLGTLLFGGHGLGAFGTWSRSTLFLAACAFWTAQVLLASLWSRHFGRGPLEALWRGLVRKDYSLRPRALHAGEPSP from the coding sequence ATGAGCCAACGCGCCCGCCTCGCCCCGCTCGATGTCCTGAGGGGCTTCTGCCTGCTCGGCATCCTCGTGATGAACATTCAATCCTTCGCGATGCCCGTCGCGGCCTACCTGAATCCCACCGTGTTCGGCTCGCTCGCGGGCCTCGACGGAATCGCGTGGGTCCTCGGCCGGCTCCTCTTCGACTGCAAGTTCCTCAACCTGTTCGCCATGCTCTTCGGCGCGTCACTCGTGCTCGGGGGCGACGACACACGTCCCCGTCGCCGGCTCGCGTGGCTCATCGTCTTCGGGGTGTTGCATGCCTACGGCGTCTGGTACGGCGACGTCCTCTTCACCTACGGCGTCGTCGGCATGCTGGTCGTCGGCGCACGGACCTGGTCTCCTCAGCGGCAGCTGCGCCTGGGCCTCGTGCTCATCTCGGTCGGCCCCGTACTCGCCCTGGCGACCGCCCTCGCGTTCGACCACCTCCCCCATTCCATTCTCGACGAGTTCCTCAAGTACCTCGACGCGCGCACCGTCGAGGGCGAGCTCGCGGCCTTCCGGGGCGACTGGCTGACCCAGCTTCCCGTCCGGGCTGCGATTGCCTTCTCGGGACAGACCTCCGCGCTCCTCTACGAGACCGGCTGGAGGGCCGCGGGCTTCATGCTGCTCGGCATGGCGGCGCTCCAACGGGGACTGTTCGAGGGCACCACCCCGCCTCCTCGAGCCACCCTCCTGCTCTGGGTGTCTGGCCTCGCGGTGACAGGCGCGGGCATCGCCGTGCAGCTCGCCTGGGGATTCGCTCCCCGCGCCTGGCTGTTCGCGCAGGTCCTGCACGAGGTCGGAGCCATCCCCCTCGCATTGGCCATTGGGAGCGCCGTGCTCGCACTGGCGCGGCGCTTCGCGAAGGCCCCACCCACGCGGGCCATCGCGTCCCTTGGCGGTGTCGCCTTCACCGCCTACCTGATGCAGTCCCTCCTCGGGACGCTGCTCTTCGGCGGACACGGCCTGGGCGCCTTCGGGACGTGGAGCCGCTCGACCCTCTTCCTCGCGGCCTGCGCCTTCTGGACGGCCCAGGTCCTGCTCGCGAGCCTCTGGTCGAGACACTTCGGACGCGGGCCGCTCGAAGCACTCTGGAGAGGGCTCGTGCGCAAGGACTACTCACTCCGCCCGCGAGCACTCCACGCTGGGGAGCCCAGCCCATGA
- a CDS encoding TetR/AcrR family transcriptional regulator: MRATARGSRRAGTRKQPSQTRSKALVDALIQTTARVLLRDGWQALTTNRIARDAGVSVGSLYQYFPNKEALLLALIERIADEMTDRLIEVGSALRDAPVEEGIVTIVRAALDVSRRDAPLYRAVLVELPRQGALELFERVNRRLADALTEWLVARRDELEVVDPSLTAHVLVTSLDALTDHALLFHPELLESPRFEQELHALVSGYLGVRRPKSHPRRGGSRARSSRGGVGH; this comes from the coding sequence ATGCGTGCGACAGCTCGGGGTTCTCGTCGGGCGGGGACTCGAAAGCAGCCTTCGCAGACCCGCAGCAAGGCGCTGGTCGATGCGCTGATTCAGACAACTGCTCGCGTTCTGCTCCGCGATGGCTGGCAGGCGTTGACCACCAACCGGATTGCGCGTGATGCCGGGGTCAGCGTGGGCAGCCTGTACCAGTACTTCCCGAACAAGGAAGCGCTGCTGCTCGCGCTGATCGAGCGCATCGCCGACGAGATGACGGACCGGCTGATTGAAGTGGGCTCGGCGCTTCGTGACGCCCCCGTCGAGGAGGGAATCGTGACGATTGTTCGCGCCGCGCTCGATGTCTCACGCCGCGATGCGCCGCTCTATCGGGCGGTGCTCGTCGAGCTGCCTCGGCAAGGGGCACTGGAGCTCTTCGAGCGGGTCAACCGGAGGCTCGCCGATGCGCTGACGGAATGGCTGGTGGCTCGGCGTGATGAGCTCGAGGTCGTCGACCCGTCGCTCACGGCCCATGTCCTGGTGACCTCGCTCGATGCGCTCACGGACCACGCACTGCTCTTCCATCCGGAGCTGCTCGAAAGCCCGCGCTTCGAGCAGGAGCTCCATGCGCTGGTCTCGGGCTATCTTGGAGTGCGTCGACCCAAGTCGCACCCTCGACGAGGAGGCTCACGGGCTCGCTCGTCGCGCGGTGGTGTGGGGCACTGA
- a CDS encoding ester cyclase — protein MTTEARRKARQKLVLDHFRDEVKQDWDAVLSTFPHPHYELVPTGVVHDGGLAVRDYYRESRVAFPDQRHEIISFRHSDDAVIVEFWLMGTHLGPLGSIPPTGSRFRVRMSAYFIFDESETLVCERVYFDTLSILKQLLGGLDMRSPKNWLLAVRCFKGLLSMSGAKPAPELTETTPPVFAD, from the coding sequence GTGACGACAGAGGCTCGACGCAAGGCACGTCAGAAGCTGGTGCTGGACCACTTCCGCGACGAAGTGAAGCAGGACTGGGATGCCGTCCTGTCGACCTTCCCGCACCCGCACTACGAGCTGGTTCCCACCGGGGTCGTGCACGACGGCGGCCTGGCGGTGCGCGACTACTACCGGGAGTCCCGCGTCGCGTTCCCCGACCAGCGCCACGAAATCATCTCCTTCCGGCACAGCGATGACGCCGTCATCGTGGAGTTCTGGTTGATGGGAACCCACCTCGGGCCCCTGGGCTCCATTCCTCCGACGGGGAGCCGCTTCCGGGTGCGCATGTCCGCGTACTTCATCTTCGATGAGTCGGAGACGCTCGTCTGCGAGCGCGTCTACTTCGACACCTTGAGCATCCTCAAGCAGCTGCTCGGGGGGCTGGACATGCGCTCACCGAAGAACTGGCTCCTCGCGGTGCGGTGCTTCAAGGGGCTGCTGTCCATGTCCGGCGCGAAGCCCGCGCCCGAGCTCACCGAGACGACGCCGCCGGTCTTCGCGGACTGA